Proteins encoded together in one Candidatus Neomarinimicrobiota bacterium window:
- a CDS encoding threonine synthase, with protein MILTCTACEATHSPHQLQTICQRCGQPLRADYFFTPGQFTPDDLEDLPSLWRYHLFFPSISQKHRISLGEANTPLLKLDFQGRRIYLKDETANPTGSFKDRGMCLALSVARALGVERVALPSAGNAAVAAATYALAGGLVCRVYLPESVPKSFIHEIRDTGAEVILAGETIAAAGAAMAEALDASWFNISTLREPYRVEGKKTMGLEISEQLGWDLPDVVVYPAGGGTGLIGIWKAFQELQRLDWIRKPLPRMVAVQAAGCAPVVKAFHAGASRITPWPNPYTRALGLNVPAPLGGAWMLSVLRESNGTAVAVAEEDIPASQARLQEISGLPAGPEAAAAWRGLEILIANGWIKEHESAVVLITGNDQRYC; from the coding sequence ATGATTCTTACGTGTACTGCCTGCGAGGCTACCCACTCTCCCCACCAGCTCCAGACCATCTGCCAGCGCTGCGGCCAGCCCCTGCGGGCCGACTACTTCTTCACCCCGGGCCAATTCACACCCGACGACCTGGAAGATCTCCCCAGCCTCTGGCGATACCATCTCTTCTTCCCTTCCATATCGCAAAAGCACCGCATATCCCTCGGCGAAGCCAACACCCCTTTATTAAAGCTCGATTTCCAGGGGCGCAGGATCTATCTCAAAGACGAGACCGCCAATCCCACCGGGTCTTTTAAGGACCGGGGTATGTGCCTGGCCCTATCGGTTGCCCGCGCTTTAGGAGTTGAGCGCGTGGCCCTGCCATCTGCTGGGAACGCCGCCGTAGCCGCAGCCACCTACGCCCTGGCAGGCGGGCTTGTCTGCCGGGTCTACCTACCGGAATCCGTCCCAAAATCCTTCATCCATGAAATCCGCGACACTGGTGCGGAAGTCATCCTGGCGGGCGAGACCATTGCCGCGGCAGGCGCTGCGATGGCAGAGGCACTGGATGCCAGCTGGTTCAATATCTCAACTCTCAGAGAACCATATCGTGTAGAGGGAAAAAAGACCATGGGCCTGGAGATCTCTGAGCAGCTTGGCTGGGATTTGCCCGACGTGGTGGTCTATCCGGCCGGTGGAGGCACCGGCCTCATCGGCATCTGGAAAGCCTTTCAGGAACTGCAGCGCCTGGACTGGATTCGAAAGCCACTACCGCGGATGGTAGCCGTGCAGGCAGCGGGCTGCGCGCCGGTAGTAAAGGCCTTCCATGCGGGCGCTAGCCGCATAACACCCTGGCCCAATCCATATACCCGCGCCTTAGGGCTCAACGTACCGGCACCGCTGGGCGGGGCCTGGATGCTGTCAGTGTTGAGAGAAAGTAACGGAACCGCGGTAGCGGTCGCCGAAGAAGATATCCCCGCCTCACAGGCCAGGCTCCAAGAGATTTCAGGCCTCCCAGCCGGGCCCGAGGCGGCCGCGGCCTGGCGGGGCCTGGAAATCCTTATCGCTAACGGATGGATCAAGGAGCACGAGAGCGCGGTGGTTCTAATCACCGGCAACGACCAGCGATACTGCTAG
- a CDS encoding DUF721 domain-containing protein yields the protein MTSLGEAITGMLKEYGLSEAVQLHSIILLWDDVVGAAIASHSKAVGVKGNTLYVSTSSATWRNEIAFQKDEILKALNDKSGSNLVKDIRIC from the coding sequence ATGACCAGTTTAGGAGAGGCCATTACTGGCATGCTTAAGGAGTATGGTCTGAGTGAGGCGGTCCAGCTCCACAGTATTATACTCCTGTGGGATGACGTTGTTGGAGCGGCCATCGCAAGTCACAGCAAGGCAGTTGGCGTAAAGGGAAACACACTCTACGTCAGTACCAGCAGCGCAACCTGGCGCAATGAAATAGCTTTCCAAAAGGATGAGATCCTAAAGGCCTTAAATGATAAGAGTGGATCAAATTTAGTAAAAGATATACGGATTTGTTGA
- the dnaN gene encoding DNA polymerase III subunit beta: MKFVSDQHSLQTALQQLGKVTPTRSTLPILSSVVLSTEEDRLSLRATDLEISQVIYIPTTVSEVGSVAVQQRTILEIVSEVQAGDLEVEVDENRKLVMKTSLGKYSIMGKPIEEFPSLPEIATVQEVRLSGNSLKRIIEKTTFAASRDELKPSLMGVLFQFHEDTFKAVATDGHRLVKHVRSDYKNDGYRGDSIIPIKFLHILSTYLVDNEDVTLNISENHIFMSNKETVLFSRIIDERFPDYESVFPKDNDKHLKVDRDELLSAIRRVSIFSNKTTHQIALRLSQEGMEITTEDVETMSEAKEALACEYEGEPLVIGYNSNYVRDLISHIDSQKIHMEFRTPVTAAIIYPDEQQENEELTMLIMPIRLND; this comes from the coding sequence GCACCGAGGAGGATAGGCTCAGCCTGAGAGCTACAGATCTTGAAATATCACAGGTAATTTATATACCAACGACGGTTAGCGAGGTTGGAAGCGTAGCTGTGCAACAAAGAACGATTCTTGAAATAGTTAGTGAGGTACAAGCAGGGGACCTAGAAGTAGAGGTTGATGAAAACAGAAAATTGGTTATGAAAACATCCCTCGGTAAATACTCTATTATGGGTAAACCGATAGAGGAATTTCCATCGCTGCCTGAAATAGCAACCGTTCAAGAAGTGCGGCTATCTGGCAACAGCTTAAAAAGAATTATAGAAAAAACAACGTTTGCCGCCAGCAGGGATGAGCTTAAGCCCTCGCTAATGGGAGTATTATTTCAGTTTCACGAGGATACATTTAAGGCAGTAGCCACAGATGGCCATCGTCTAGTAAAACATGTTCGATCAGATTATAAAAATGATGGATACCGAGGCGATAGTATAATTCCTATAAAGTTTCTGCATATACTTAGCACATATCTTGTTGATAATGAAGATGTTACTTTAAATATAAGTGAAAACCATATATTTATGAGCAACAAAGAAACAGTATTATTCTCTAGAATTATTGATGAAAGGTTCCCTGATTACGAGAGTGTATTCCCAAAGGATAATGACAAGCATCTCAAGGTTGACCGCGATGAGTTACTTTCTGCAATCCGCCGCGTGAGCATTTTTTCTAACAAGACAACCCATCAGATAGCGCTCAGACTAAGCCAGGAGGGGATGGAGATAACGACTGAGGACGTAGAGACGATGTCGGAGGCTAAGGAAGCCCTAGCCTGTGAGTACGAGGGAGAGCCACTTGTGATAGGATATAATTCCAACTATGTTCGAGACTTAATATCGCATATAGACAGCCAGAAAATCCATATGGAGTTCAGAACACCAGTTACAGCAGCCATTATTTATCCTGATGAACAGCAGGAGAATGAGGAACTTACGATGCTCATCATGCCTATAAGGTTAAACGACTAG
- the gyrA gene encoding DNA gyrase subunit A: MDTTRDKIEPREITDEVSESYLNYSMSVIVSRALPDVRDGLKPVHRRVLYGMSELGVAYNRPYKKCARIVGDVLGKYHPHGDASVYDTLVRLAQPWSMRYPLVDGQGNFGSIDGDSAAAMRYTEARMSRIAGELLRDLDKDTVNYVPNFDDTLKEPSVLPALVPSLLINGSEGIAVGMATKIPPHNINEVIGGLIALIDNPDLSVNQLEEHIKGPDFPTAAYILGVEGIQEAYQTGRGKVTVRARATVEEARGGREQIVITEIPYQTNKSLIIERIAELVRAKKLEGISDVRDESDKDGVRMVVEVRRDAVPEVVLNNLYMHTQLQETYGIIMLALVNGQPKILNLKQLLTHFIDFRHEVVVRRTRYELNQAEERAHILEGLKIALDNIDAVVTLIRGSANPDVARQGLMKTFTLSERQAQAILDMRLQRLTSLEVEKVVAEYRETIKLIEKLKNILENRGLRMAIIKEELEEVRERYGDERRTEIVSAAADFSVEDMIADEDMVITISHNGYIKRSASSQWRRQRRGGRGMQAATTREDDFVEHLFIASSHDYILFFTDRGKCYWRKVHEIPQAGRLSRGRAIVNLVECESGEKVNAFVSVRDFNAEHFIVMATRQGLIKRTALSAYGNPRRKGIYAIDVQEGDELIEAKISHGSDDIILGTRNGKAIRFHESDVRPTGRKTRGVIGVKLAGEEDYVVGMIVVRREGTVLVVTENGYGKRTDVMEYRITHRGGKGIITLKTTEKVGPMVSLMEVVDTDDLMIVTNRGVMIRLPVQDIRTIGRNTQGVRVIRLDEGARIASISRVMEEEGKAGDNGQMKANSE; this comes from the coding sequence ATGGATACAACACGAGATAAGATTGAACCCCGCGAGATAACTGACGAGGTATCCGAGTCCTATCTGAATTACTCCATGTCAGTGATTGTCAGCCGAGCGTTGCCGGATGTGCGCGACGGACTCAAGCCGGTCCACCGTCGGGTATTGTATGGCATGTCGGAGCTGGGTGTGGCGTACAACAGACCCTATAAGAAATGTGCCCGTATTGTCGGGGATGTTTTGGGAAAGTATCACCCCCACGGTGATGCTTCGGTCTATGATACTTTGGTACGCCTGGCCCAGCCATGGTCGATGCGTTACCCGCTGGTGGATGGCCAGGGCAACTTCGGTTCAATAGACGGGGACAGTGCCGCGGCCATGCGGTATACCGAAGCGCGGATGAGCCGCATTGCTGGTGAGTTGCTGCGGGATCTGGACAAGGATACGGTTAATTACGTTCCCAACTTTGATGATACTCTCAAGGAGCCGTCGGTTTTACCGGCGCTGGTTCCAAGTCTGCTTATCAATGGGTCGGAAGGTATCGCCGTTGGTATGGCTACCAAGATACCGCCCCATAACATAAATGAGGTGATCGGCGGTCTAATTGCGCTGATTGATAATCCTGACCTCAGTGTTAACCAGCTTGAGGAGCATATCAAGGGCCCGGACTTTCCCACCGCCGCCTATATCCTGGGTGTAGAGGGTATCCAGGAAGCTTACCAGACCGGTAGGGGCAAAGTGACAGTTCGCGCCCGGGCAACGGTGGAGGAAGCGCGCGGTGGCCGGGAGCAAATTGTCATTACCGAGATTCCCTATCAGACCAATAAATCCCTGATCATCGAGCGCATTGCCGAGCTGGTGAGAGCCAAAAAGCTGGAAGGTATCAGCGACGTGAGAGACGAGTCGGACAAGGACGGTGTCCGCATGGTGGTTGAAGTAAGGCGGGATGCAGTACCAGAGGTAGTCCTGAATAACCTTTACATGCACACCCAGCTTCAGGAGACCTATGGCATCATTATGTTGGCGCTGGTTAATGGCCAGCCGAAGATTCTCAACCTGAAGCAGCTGCTTACTCACTTCATTGATTTCCGCCACGAAGTGGTGGTACGTCGAACCAGATATGAGCTGAACCAAGCGGAGGAACGAGCCCATATTCTCGAAGGCCTGAAGATAGCCCTGGACAATATTGACGCAGTTGTCACCCTTATAAGGGGATCGGCCAACCCTGATGTAGCGCGCCAGGGATTGATGAAAACTTTTACCTTGTCGGAGCGCCAGGCCCAGGCCATCCTTGATATGCGGCTGCAGCGTCTCACGTCCCTTGAGGTAGAGAAGGTAGTGGCGGAATATCGCGAAACCATCAAACTCATTGAGAAGCTCAAGAACATTCTGGAGAACCGGGGTCTCCGGATGGCCATTATCAAGGAGGAACTCGAGGAAGTTCGGGAGCGCTATGGCGATGAGCGCAGAACGGAGATCGTTTCTGCGGCTGCCGATTTCTCGGTGGAAGATATGATCGCCGATGAGGACATGGTGATAACTATCAGCCATAATGGGTATATCAAACGTTCGGCCAGCAGTCAATGGCGTCGTCAGCGCCGGGGTGGGCGAGGTATGCAGGCTGCTACGACCAGGGAAGATGATTTCGTAGAGCACCTGTTCATTGCCTCCAGCCATGATTACATCCTGTTCTTTACTGACCGGGGCAAGTGTTACTGGCGGAAGGTTCACGAGATCCCCCAGGCGGGGCGCCTCTCACGGGGGCGGGCTATTGTTAACCTCGTGGAATGCGAATCCGGGGAGAAGGTGAACGCCTTTGTCAGTGTGCGGGATTTTAATGCCGAGCATTTTATTGTCATGGCCACCAGGCAGGGCTTGATCAAGCGTACCGCTCTCAGCGCCTACGGTAATCCCCGGCGGAAGGGCATCTATGCTATTGATGTACAGGAGGGCGATGAGCTCATCGAGGCCAAAATCTCGCACGGCAGCGACGATATTATCCTCGGTACGCGCAATGGGAAGGCCATCCGGTTCCATGAAAGTGATGTCCGACCTACCGGCCGTAAGACCCGGGGTGTTATTGGTGTCAAGCTGGCAGGTGAAGAGGATTATGTTGTGGGTATGATAGTAGTCCGCCGGGAGGGGACGGTTCTGGTAGTGACTGAGAATGGCTATGGCAAACGCACCGACGTAATGGAGTACAGAATCACGCATAGAGGAGGCAAGGGCATAATTACTCTGAAAACCACTGAGAAAGTTGGCCCGATGGTCTCCCTGATGGAAGTGGTGGATACCGACGATCTCATGATTGTTACTAATAGGGGGGTTATGATCCGCCTGCCGGTGCAGGATATCCGTACTATTGGAAGGAATACACAGGGAGTACGGGTTATCCGCCTGGACGAGGGAGCGCGGATTGCCTCCATCTCGCGGGTGATGGAGGAGGAGGGTAAGGCAGGCGACAATGGTCAGATGAAGGCGAATAGCGAATAG
- the gyrB gene encoding DNA topoisomerase (ATP-hydrolyzing) subunit B: MTDKANSDVSAYGADKITVLKGLEAVRKRPAMFIGDTGKRGLHHLVNEVVDNAVDEALAGFCDKIQVVLQSDGSCSVTDNGRGIPVGWHKEEKRPALELVMTLLHAGGKFDKGSYKVSGGLHGVGVSVVNALSEWCRVEVHRDQQIYEQSYKRGKIETPIAVKGKTRKTGTTVRFKPDESVFRISEFDFDIIDEKLRELAYLNKGLEITLTDERPGREQRRVHRYRGGLIEFVQHMDATRTALIPKPIYIEGEKEGVPVELAFQYNDSYNENIFTFVNCINTVEGGTHLAGLRAALTRSLNQYAIKNNLFKNSRGGKGTFSLSGEDVREGLTAVLSVKVADPQFEGQTKTKLGNGEVKGICDSIVMEGLSEYFEQHPGVARKVIEKAELAARSREAARKAKDLIRRKSALDTASLPGKLADCSNREPEFCELFLVEGDSAGGSAKQGRDRRFQAILPLRGKVINAEKHRDDKLLNNNEIQAIVTALGTGYGGDNENGSDSSGSDFNIDNLRYNKIIIMTDADVDGSHIRTLLLTFFYRKMEQLIHDGHIYIAQPPLYRIRHGKKELYAYSDDERNYHIKSLKKSAGREVKSEITRYKGLGEMNPEQLWSTTMDPETRTLLQVTVEDAAGAASLFSRLMGNDVEARREFIEANAQNVTFLDI; the protein is encoded by the coding sequence ATGACGGATAAAGCAAATAGCGATGTAAGCGCTTATGGTGCTGATAAGATTACCGTCCTAAAGGGGCTTGAGGCGGTACGTAAACGACCGGCGATGTTTATTGGTGATACAGGTAAGCGAGGCCTGCACCATCTAGTCAACGAGGTGGTAGACAACGCGGTAGATGAGGCCCTGGCCGGTTTTTGCGATAAGATTCAGGTAGTTCTTCAAAGCGATGGCAGCTGCTCGGTTACTGATAATGGCCGGGGCATACCCGTTGGCTGGCATAAAGAGGAGAAGCGGCCAGCGCTGGAGCTGGTTATGACCTTACTGCATGCCGGCGGTAAGTTTGATAAAGGTTCCTATAAAGTATCGGGTGGCCTTCATGGCGTGGGAGTATCAGTTGTTAATGCTCTCTCAGAATGGTGCCGGGTGGAAGTTCATCGCGATCAACAAATCTATGAGCAGAGCTACAAGCGCGGCAAAATTGAGACCCCGATAGCGGTGAAGGGAAAGACAAGAAAGACGGGTACAACAGTCAGGTTCAAACCTGATGAAAGCGTTTTTCGGATAAGTGAATTTGATTTTGACATAATAGATGAAAAGCTAAGAGAACTGGCCTATCTTAACAAAGGATTGGAGATTACCCTTACTGATGAACGACCAGGCAGGGAGCAGCGCCGGGTACATCGGTACAGGGGTGGCCTGATCGAGTTTGTTCAGCACATGGATGCAACACGCACAGCGTTGATTCCTAAACCGATTTATATTGAAGGCGAAAAAGAAGGCGTTCCAGTAGAACTGGCATTTCAATATAATGACAGCTACAACGAAAACATCTTTACCTTCGTTAATTGTATCAACACAGTTGAGGGTGGCACCCACTTAGCAGGCCTTAGAGCCGCACTGACACGGTCCTTAAATCAGTATGCCATAAAGAACAATCTGTTTAAGAACAGCAGGGGCGGCAAGGGAACGTTCTCCCTGAGTGGAGAGGATGTCCGTGAGGGCCTCACAGCGGTACTCTCTGTGAAGGTTGCTGATCCCCAGTTTGAGGGTCAGACTAAGACCAAGCTGGGTAATGGCGAGGTGAAGGGTATATGTGACTCGATTGTCATGGAAGGGCTTTCTGAGTATTTCGAACAACACCCAGGAGTAGCCAGGAAGGTTATTGAAAAGGCTGAGCTGGCAGCCAGGTCTCGGGAGGCAGCCCGCAAGGCAAAGGACCTGATTCGCCGCAAAAGTGCTCTTGACACCGCCAGCCTTCCGGGCAAGTTGGCGGACTGCTCCAATAGGGAACCCGAGTTCTGTGAACTCTTCCTGGTGGAAGGAGACTCGGCTGGTGGTTCGGCCAAGCAGGGGCGGGACCGACGCTTCCAGGCGATATTACCATTAAGGGGCAAGGTCATTAATGCGGAGAAGCATCGTGATGACAAGCTGCTCAACAACAATGAAATTCAGGCGATCGTTACTGCCCTGGGCACAGGTTACGGGGGTGACAATGAAAATGGCAGTGACAGCAGCGGATCAGACTTCAATATTGATAATCTCCGCTATAATAAGATTATCATTATGACCGATGCCGACGTGGACGGCAGCCATATACGCACCCTGCTTCTGACTTTCTTTTATCGAAAAATGGAACAGCTGATCCATGATGGGCATATTTATATCGCTCAGCCCCCGTTATACAGAATCCGTCATGGTAAGAAGGAGCTATATGCCTACTCGGATGATGAGCGTAATTATCATATTAAAAGTTTGAAAAAGTCTGCTGGCAGAGAAGTAAAAAGCGAAATTACGCGCTATAAGGGTCTGGGTGAGATGAATCCCGAGCAGTTATGGTCTACTACCATGGATCCTGAGACGCGGACCCTGCTTCAAGTCACCGTTGAGGACGCAGCCGGTGCTGCAAGCCTGTTTTCCAGGCTTATGGGCAACGATGTGGAAGCCCGCCGCGAATTCATCGAAGCGAACGCTCAAAACGTTACTTTTCTGGATATATAG
- a CDS encoding alanine racemase has product MHVCDLPTPALLLDLETLQHNLDTMAARARSLGVALRPHIKTHKCVEIARMQRDRGAQGLTVATLVEAGIFAAAGFNDITYAFPLEPGKVDRALNLAERVTLRLTLDDLSTAEALETAAASRGQEVHVWIKVDCGYHRAGVDPTGDYAVQLARFLSGAAHLRFDGLLTHAGHAYHAASQEQLETIASQERDVLVRLADRLRADGTAVSMVSIGSTPTVSVVSNLESVQEIRPGSYVFYDRTLLVLGSCRLQDCALTVLASVVSNQPNSNWLVMDAGALALSLDPGPSHLEEKASKGAVVSETTPLAIRSSLLVGALSQEHGIIQGSSPEDLADLSVGSRVRILPNHSCLTAALFDRYAVVKGQEVLDHWEIRRSRS; this is encoded by the coding sequence GTGCACGTTTGTGACTTACCTACTCCGGCCCTGCTTTTAGACCTGGAGACGCTCCAGCACAATTTAGACACAATGGCCGCCAGGGCTCGCTCCCTGGGAGTGGCACTACGCCCCCATATCAAGACTCACAAGTGTGTAGAGATTGCCCGGATGCAGCGGGATCGTGGTGCCCAGGGACTAACAGTGGCTACCCTGGTCGAAGCGGGAATATTTGCCGCCGCCGGTTTTAACGACATCACCTATGCCTTTCCCCTGGAGCCGGGGAAAGTCGACCGGGCCCTGAACCTGGCAGAGCGCGTGACGCTGCGGCTTACATTGGATGATCTGTCCACCGCTGAGGCCCTGGAGACTGCTGCCGCTTCTCGCGGCCAGGAGGTTCACGTGTGGATTAAAGTGGATTGCGGCTACCACCGGGCCGGTGTGGATCCCACCGGTGACTATGCCGTCCAGCTGGCGCGCTTCCTTAGCGGGGCTGCCCATCTTCGCTTTGACGGTCTGCTCACCCATGCCGGCCATGCGTATCATGCGGCCTCGCAGGAGCAACTTGAGACCATTGCCAGCCAGGAACGGGACGTTCTGGTTCGCCTGGCTGATAGGTTGCGCGCTGATGGAACGGCCGTGAGTATGGTCAGTATTGGCTCTACCCCGACAGTATCAGTGGTCAGTAATCTGGAAAGCGTCCAGGAAATTCGTCCCGGTAGCTATGTGTTCTATGACCGGACCCTGCTGGTCCTGGGGAGCTGCCGGCTGCAGGATTGTGCGCTCACAGTCCTTGCGTCAGTGGTTTCGAACCAACCGAATAGCAACTGGCTGGTTATGGATGCCGGGGCGCTGGCCTTATCTCTTGATCCCGGGCCGAGCCACCTTGAGGAAAAAGCCAGCAAAGGGGCCGTTGTCTCTGAAACGACCCCGTTGGCAATTCGTTCTTCCCTGCTGGTAGGGGCTCTCTCGCAGGAACACGGAATCATACAGGGATCAAGCCCTGAAGACCTGGCAGACCTGTCTGTTGGTTCCAGAGTGCGAATCCTCCCTAACCACTCCTGCCTCACGGCGGCACTATTTGATCGTTACGCCGTTGTTAAGGGCCAGGAAGTGTTGGATCACTGGGAGATTCGCCGGTCGAGAAGCTGA
- a CDS encoding MarR family winged helix-turn-helix transcriptional regulator, whose product MLATNSNVDLAAPAVVTEPVLERPPEDRAEDQARNVIRNLRVAFRIIRDHSRWVERQCGVSATQLWTLREVAYQPGIRISNLSRALSIHLSTASNLLDKLEEKGLIRRNRGSSDQREVRVTLTDAGRLLLDQAPGPKQGLFREALSRMPNSALEELDRGLVALLQQTPLRDLAKPEPLSGTES is encoded by the coding sequence ATGTTAGCTACGAATTCAAATGTAGATCTGGCGGCACCAGCGGTTGTGACCGAACCTGTGTTGGAAAGACCGCCCGAGGATAGGGCTGAGGATCAGGCTCGGAACGTTATTCGCAACTTGCGTGTCGCTTTCCGTATTATCCGGGACCACTCCCGGTGGGTGGAGCGTCAATGTGGTGTGAGCGCTACCCAGCTGTGGACGTTGCGGGAAGTGGCATATCAACCAGGTATCCGGATATCTAATCTCTCGAGGGCCCTGTCTATTCATTTATCAACAGCCAGTAATCTGCTGGACAAACTGGAAGAGAAGGGACTTATCCGCCGCAATCGGGGGAGTTCCGATCAGCGTGAGGTGCGCGTGACCCTTACCGATGCGGGTAGATTGCTTTTAGATCAAGCCCCGGGCCCGAAGCAAGGGCTCTTTAGAGAAGCCCTTAGCCGGATGCCGAATTCGGCGCTGGAGGAGCTGGACCGGGGATTGGTGGCCCTTCTTCAGCAGACGCCCTTAAGGGATCTGGCAAAACCCGAGCCGCTATCCGGGACCGAATCTTAG
- a CDS encoding YggS family pyridoxal phosphate-dependent enzyme: MMAGDSPAGILNPQALAEVQARIAAARAGSSNSAPRITLVAVTKAFPVQTLVSGYEGGLRIFGESRVQEAAAKLPRFPQRRECEVRLIGHLQSNKARKAVQLFDCIESVDSLKLLHRLDCIAEEEDKAGLPIYMQINAGHDEAKFGFDPDELLRLADEVAAVEQLRIAGIMTIAPLTADEQRLRDCFRTARQVRDAVQATIPTCVDLSMGMTDDFELAVEEGATHVRIGRALFGERP; the protein is encoded by the coding sequence ATGATGGCAGGCGATAGCCCGGCAGGTATTCTCAATCCCCAGGCTTTAGCGGAGGTACAAGCCCGCATCGCCGCCGCCAGAGCCGGTAGCAGCAACTCTGCTCCCAGGATCACCCTGGTGGCGGTGACCAAGGCCTTCCCGGTGCAGACGCTGGTCTCGGGCTACGAAGGGGGCCTGCGCATTTTTGGCGAGAGCCGGGTTCAGGAAGCGGCCGCCAAGCTGCCCCGGTTTCCCCAGAGGCGCGAGTGCGAGGTGCGCCTCATCGGCCATCTGCAGTCCAACAAGGCCAGGAAAGCAGTCCAGCTGTTTGACTGCATCGAGTCGGTGGACTCGCTAAAGCTTCTGCACCGCCTGGACTGCATCGCCGAGGAGGAAGATAAAGCAGGATTGCCGATCTATATGCAGATTAATGCTGGTCATGATGAAGCCAAGTTCGGCTTTGATCCCGACGAGCTGCTCAGGCTGGCTGACGAGGTAGCAGCGGTGGAGCAACTCCGGATCGCAGGAATTATGACCATTGCTCCCCTTACTGCTGATGAACAGCGCCTGCGGGACTGCTTCCGCACTGCCCGCCAGGTGCGGGATGCTGTGCAAGCTACAATCCCCACCTGTGTTGATCTGTCCATGGGTATGACAGATGACTTCGAGCTGGCGGTGGAGGAGGGTGCCACCCATGTACGCATTGGGCGGGCGCTGTTTGGGGAGCGGCCCTAG